In Bicyclus anynana chromosome 22, ilBicAnyn1.1, whole genome shotgun sequence, the following proteins share a genomic window:
- the LOC112054928 gene encoding glycoprotein 3-alpha-L-fucosyltransferase A has translation MWARSARVLRRVVLLLPLLLTALALLLLPRPTQYSPPARLPSPPPPPLPREEAHIQNSITEDENDIPVKGINQDIEDEPRLPWFMSGGEQRPWQHDPGAKLFPEDAPGDDRIVQQLTYTLPKDEDVPIKKILLANGLGTWGVSGGRTEFIRNKCPVDACSLTADAREASTADAILYKDHHIPFSVQRPPYQIWILYYLECPYHTASLRPTSLDVFNWTATYRRDSDIVAPYEKWVYHDALFTEKEPERNYAANKTKKVAWFVSNCHARNRRLQYARQLSKFISVDIYGACGSHHCPRADPNCLEMLDKEYKFYLAFENSNCRDYVTEKFFVNGLQHDVLPIVMGARPAEYAAAAPLNSYIHVEEFAGPEELAAYLRRLDEDDTLYNSYFKWKGTGEFINTYFFCRVCAMVHANSRRQRSAHYTDVQAWWRDGSCTRTDWRPPQSP, from the exons ATGTGGGCGCGCTCGGCTCGAGTGCTGCGGCGCGTAGTGCTGCTGCTCCCTTTGCTGCTGACTGCTCTAGCGTTGCTGCTGCTGCCGCGTCCCACGCAGTACAGCCCGCCCGCGCGGCTGCcctcgccgccgccgccgccgctgccgAGGGAGGAAGCGCATATACAG AACTCAATAACAGAGGATGAAAACGATATTCCGGTGAAGGGCATTAACCAAGACATCGAAGATGAGCCCCGGCTACCTTGGTTCATGTCTGGCGGCGAGCAGCGTCCGTGGCAGCACGACCCTGGGGCTAAGCTGTTCCCTGAAGATGCCCCTGGCGATGACAG AATTGTCCAACAGCTCACTTACACATTACCGAAGGACGAAGACGTGCCTATAAAGAAGATACTACTAGCGAATGGTCTTGGCACGTGGGGAGTGTCCGGCGGACGCACGGAGTTCATCCGGAATAAGTGTCCGGTGGACGCGTGCAGCCTCACCGCGGACGCGAGGGAGGCGTCCACCGCGGACGCCATATTGTACAAGGATCATCACATCCCATTCAGTGTGCAACGACCACCATATCAg ATCTGGATCCTCTATTATTTGGAATGTCCGTACCACACGGCGTCTCTCAGACCCACATCGCTGGACGTGTTCAATTGGACCGCCACATACCGCCGCGACTCGGACATTGTAGCTCCTTACGAAAAATGGGTGTACCACGATGCGTTGTTCACGGAGAAAGAACCCGAGAGGAATTATGCAGCAAATAAAACGAAgaag GTAGCGTGGTTCGTTTCAAACTGTCACGCACGCAACCGTAGGCTGCAGTACGCGAGGCAGTTGTCAAAGTTCATCTCTGTGGACATTTACGGCGCCTGCGGCTCCCACCACTGCCCTCGCGCCGACCCCAACTGCCTGGAGATGCTGGACAAGGAATACAAGTTCTATCTGGCGTTTGAGAACTCGAATTGCCGCGACTACGTCACCGAGAAGTTCTTTGTGAACGGCCTTCA GCACGACGTGTTGCCAATAGTAATGGGGGCTCGGCCTGCTGAGTACGCGGCGGCGGCGCCCCTAAATTCGTACATCCACGTGGAAGAGTTCGCCGGGCCCGAGGAGCTGGCGGCTTATCTGCGCCGCCTCGATGAGGACGACACGCTCTATAACTCGTACTTCAAGTGGAAG GGCACAGGGGAGTTTATCAACACGTACTTCTTCTGTCGCGTATGCGCAATGGTGCACGCGAATTCGCGCCGACAACGCAGCGCGCACTACACGGACGTGCAGGCGTGGTGGCGCGACGGCTCGTGCACGCGCACCGACTGGCGCCCGCCGCAGTCGCCGTGA